One Vicia villosa cultivar HV-30 ecotype Madison, WI unplaced genomic scaffold, Vvil1.0 ctg.003195F_1_1, whole genome shotgun sequence genomic region harbors:
- the LOC131640560 gene encoding uncharacterized protein LOC131640560, with protein MVLSRTISRPAHVWNQSWILLSDGLLHYRRNLANNPDLQLSEVDLQNLTLIEIETLLQASRRSLHDFKLIPYPSDYVLQQLGNRLIYEERLYNIAVIKSEFQSLFTALTKEQRAIYDKIIFAVNNQKGGVFFLHGYGGTVASSGIASLLLPGGRTAHSKFKLPVPTLENSTCNIIFNDDYAELLRQSKLIIWDEAPMAIKFCFEALDKTLTYVMSSYGNSQVIFGGEGRISEPNDGYAEIEIPPELLIQDFDDPIVVIVDSTYPAFMDNYKS; from the exons ATGGTACTTTCTAGGACTATTAGCAGACCGGCACATGTGTGGAATCAAAGTTGGATCCTGTTATCAGATGGTCTACTGCACTATCGGAGAAACTTGGCAAATAATCCAG ATTTGCAACTCAGTGAGGTCGATTTGCAAAATTTAACTTTGATTGAGATTGAAACCTTACTTCAAGCCAGTCGTAGAAGCCTGCACGATTTCAAACTGATTCCGTATCCAAGTGATTACGTCCTTCAACAACTAGGCAACCGCCTGATCTATGAAGAAAGATTGTATAATATAGCAGTAATAAAATCTGAGTTCCAATCACTTTTCACGGCACTTACAA AAGAACAAAGAGCCATCTATGACAAAATAATATTTGCTGTCAACAACCAAAAGGGAGGAGTCTTTTTCTTGCATGGTTATGGAGGTACTG TCGCCTCAAGTGGAATTGCTTCTCTGTTATTACCTGGCGGTAGAACAGCTCACTCCAAGTTCAAACTACCAGTGCCAACGTTGGAAAATTCTACTTGcaatataatatttaatgatGACTATGCTGAGTTACTTCGCCAATCGAAGTTGATAATTTGGGATGAGGCACCTATGGCAATTAAATTTTGTTTCGAAGCTCTTGATAAAACTTTAACGTATGTCATGAGTAGCTACGGAAACTCTCAAGTGATTTTTGGTG GTGAAGGTCGGATATCTGagccaaatgatggttatgctgaAATTGAAATACCAcctgagcttttaattcaagactTTGATGACCCTATAGTTGTTATTGTTGATAGTACTTATCCAGCTTTCATGGATAATTACAAGTCTTAG